One Sphingomonas sabuli genomic region harbors:
- a CDS encoding F0F1 ATP synthase subunit delta, whose product METSGGIQASLAGRYASALFDLARDQKQIDAVSRSLDALNQALADSREFSQLVASPLVDRDDAGKAFGGIAGQLGLDPITGNFLQVLARNGRKGQLAQVVRLFRRLAADHRGETTAEVVSAHPLSDDQITALKAQLKARAGRDVTIDARTDPEILGGLVVKMGSQMIDSSLKTKLNALAQAMKG is encoded by the coding sequence GTGGAGACATCCGGCGGCATTCAGGCCAGCTTAGCAGGGCGCTACGCGTCCGCGCTGTTCGATCTTGCGCGCGATCAGAAGCAGATCGACGCCGTCAGCCGCAGCCTCGATGCGCTGAACCAGGCGCTGGCCGATTCGCGCGAGTTCTCGCAGCTGGTCGCGTCGCCGCTGGTCGACCGCGACGACGCCGGCAAGGCGTTTGGCGGTATCGCCGGCCAGCTTGGGCTCGACCCCATCACCGGCAATTTCCTGCAGGTGCTCGCGCGCAACGGCCGAAAGGGCCAGCTGGCACAGGTCGTTCGCCTGTTCCGCCGCCTGGCCGCCGACCATCGCGGCGAGACCACCGCGGAAGTCGTTTCGGCGCACCCGCTGAGCGACGACCAGATCACGGCGCTGAAGGCCCAGCTGAAAGCCCGCGCCGGCCGCGACGTCACCATCGACGCGCGCACCGACCCCGAGATTCTCGGCGGGCTCGTCGTCAAGATGGGCAGCCAGATGATCGACAGCTCCCTGAAAACCAAACTCAACGCACTCGCCCAGGCGATGAAAGGCTAA
- a CDS encoding GNAT family N-acetyltransferase codes for MKAGWTIHDGGLDDEDVQALLAFHFEQMRGSSPPEACHVLPAAGLRDPAVSFWSLREDSRLLAVGALKQLDPRHGEVKSMRTAPESLGMGAGRAMLDHIIEEARGRGYTRLSLETGSTEPFAAALRLYERNGFVRCGPFGGYKDTDFTRFFARQI; via the coding sequence GTGAAGGCGGGCTGGACGATCCACGACGGCGGCCTCGACGATGAGGACGTGCAGGCGTTGCTTGCCTTTCATTTCGAACAGATGCGCGGATCGTCCCCGCCCGAGGCCTGCCACGTCCTGCCCGCCGCGGGCTTGCGCGATCCCGCCGTCAGCTTCTGGTCGTTGCGCGAGGACAGCCGCTTGCTCGCCGTCGGCGCGCTCAAGCAACTCGATCCGCGGCATGGTGAAGTGAAGTCGATGCGCACCGCGCCGGAATCGCTCGGCATGGGCGCCGGCCGGGCGATGCTCGACCATATTATCGAAGAGGCGCGCGGGCGCGGCTACACGCGGCTGAGCCTCGAAACCGGCTCGACCGAGCCGTTCGCGGCGGCCTTGCGCTTGTACGAGCGCAACGGCTTCGTCCGTTGCGGCCCGTTCGGCGGATATAAGGACACGGATTTCACCCGCTTTTTCGCCCGCCAAATCTGA
- a CDS encoding endonuclease/exonuclease/phosphatase family protein, with the protein MACVQSRFLRAALSLLSLALIAAAPPARQCAPLRVMAFNIRLDLESDGINRWSERRDQVVGHIALARPDILGLQEVVPGQKADLERAFPDHAFIGQPRDDGVSKGEYSALMVDRRTFDVGDSGTFWLSPTPAAPSRGWDAAYSRVATWAHLVRRAGGHRILAINTHLDNEGANARREGARMIAQFAAKHRLPGERIVVTGDFNAEPGSPPVQLLAGPPLMLRDSYAAAARRVGPDETFTGFDRKPGDARRIDYVLADPALAVDSHAVLAWTGQQGRAASDHFAVVADLGDCR; encoded by the coding sequence ATGGCTTGCGTTCAAAGCAGATTCCTTCGCGCCGCGCTATCGCTGCTCAGCCTCGCGCTGATCGCCGCGGCGCCGCCCGCCCGGCAGTGCGCGCCGCTGCGGGTGATGGCCTTCAACATCCGGCTCGACCTGGAATCCGACGGCATCAACCGGTGGAGCGAACGCCGCGACCAGGTGGTCGGACACATCGCCCTCGCCCGGCCCGACATCCTTGGCCTGCAGGAGGTGGTGCCGGGGCAGAAAGCCGATCTTGAACGCGCCTTCCCGGACCATGCCTTCATCGGCCAGCCGCGCGACGACGGTGTATCCAAGGGCGAATATTCGGCGCTGATGGTCGACCGCCGTACCTTCGACGTCGGCGACAGCGGGACCTTCTGGCTTTCGCCCACGCCCGCTGCGCCGTCGCGCGGCTGGGACGCGGCCTATTCGCGCGTCGCGACCTGGGCGCACCTCGTCCGGCGCGCGGGCGGGCACCGCATCCTCGCCATCAACACCCATCTCGACAATGAAGGCGCGAACGCGCGGCGCGAGGGCGCCCGGATGATCGCCCAATTCGCGGCGAAGCACCGGCTGCCCGGCGAGCGCATCGTCGTCACCGGCGATTTCAACGCCGAGCCCGGGTCGCCGCCGGTGCAGTTGCTGGCCGGACCACCGCTGATGCTGCGGGATTCGTACGCCGCCGCGGCGCGGCGGGTGGGGCCGGACGAAACCTTCACGGGCTTCGACCGCAAGCCCGGGGACGCACGGCGGATCGACTATGTCCTGGCCGACCCCGCACTGGCGGTCGACAGTCACGCGGTGCTGGCTTGGACCGGCCAACAGGGCCGCGCCGCGTCCGACCATTTCGCGGTCGTTGCCGACCTTGGCGACTGCCGGTGA